One window of Oscillibacter hominis genomic DNA carries:
- a CDS encoding amidohydrolase, with protein sequence MDLILKNGRVYTMDGKTAQAVAVQGDTIVKVGTNEEVETLADGSTQVMDLGGRAVVPGFIDTHTHLVAYGCSINAVNLEGVGSKEEIVSRCADFIARHNIPEGTWVMGRGWNQNLFSGEKTFPDKNDLDRVSRTHPILIIRTCGHIGIANTAALESVGVSRDTYIEGGQFDLGTDGLPNGVIREASLEWFKKNKTAKQNLSEIKRAIVDGGSDLLRYGVTSIHTEDSYDLGYGGDFIDIYNAYQELIAEGRLPVRIYQKISLPKAGDIADFLTRYPELRTGYGNDFYRIGPMKQWSDGTLGARTAGMLEPYSDDPGNTGLYYYTPEELYQNILTAHNAGMQVCIHAIGDGALEMLLDAYERVLKESPKENHRHRIVHCFVGHPDQYERIAKMGLIINTQPISTSTDIPMMASRVGAEREKSCHAWRTLTDLGVVITGSSDIPVETPNVFKGVYAIVTRRNVDHNPPEPWNADQAVTVEEALRFFTINGAYSAFEDQRKGTITEGKLADMAVLDKDPFAVDPEALQDILVDHTILGGKVVYSR encoded by the coding sequence ATGGATTTGATCCTGAAAAATGGGCGCGTCTACACCATGGACGGCAAAACTGCCCAAGCGGTGGCGGTCCAGGGCGACACCATCGTAAAGGTGGGCACAAATGAAGAGGTGGAGACTCTTGCTGACGGCTCCACCCAAGTGATGGACCTTGGCGGCCGGGCGGTTGTCCCCGGCTTCATCGACACCCACACCCATCTGGTGGCCTACGGCTGCTCCATCAACGCGGTGAATTTGGAGGGAGTGGGCTCCAAGGAGGAGATCGTCTCCCGCTGCGCCGATTTCATTGCGCGGCATAACATTCCGGAGGGAACCTGGGTCATGGGACGGGGCTGGAACCAAAACCTGTTCAGCGGCGAGAAGACCTTTCCGGACAAAAATGACCTGGACCGGGTCTCCCGCACCCACCCCATCCTCATCATCCGCACCTGCGGCCACATCGGCATTGCCAATACGGCGGCGCTGGAGAGCGTCGGCGTCAGCAGGGATACCTACATTGAAGGCGGCCAGTTTGACCTGGGCACCGACGGATTGCCCAACGGCGTGATCCGCGAGGCATCCCTGGAGTGGTTTAAAAAGAATAAGACCGCCAAGCAGAATCTGAGCGAGATCAAGCGGGCCATTGTGGACGGCGGCAGCGACCTTCTGCGCTACGGCGTCACCTCCATCCACACCGAAGACTCCTACGACTTGGGCTATGGCGGGGACTTCATCGACATCTACAACGCCTACCAGGAGCTGATCGCCGAAGGCCGCCTCCCGGTCCGTATCTATCAGAAAATTTCCCTGCCCAAGGCCGGAGACATCGCGGACTTCCTCACCCGATACCCGGAGCTGCGGACCGGGTACGGAAACGATTTTTACCGCATCGGCCCCATGAAGCAGTGGTCGGATGGCACCCTTGGCGCCAGGACGGCAGGGATGCTCGAGCCCTACAGTGACGATCCCGGCAATACGGGGCTCTATTACTATACCCCTGAGGAGCTGTACCAAAATATCCTCACCGCCCACAACGCCGGAATGCAGGTGTGTATCCACGCCATCGGCGACGGCGCCCTGGAGATGCTGCTGGACGCTTACGAGCGGGTTTTGAAGGAATCTCCCAAGGAAAACCACCGTCACCGGATCGTGCACTGCTTTGTGGGCCATCCGGATCAGTATGAGCGCATTGCAAAGATGGGCCTGATCATCAACACCCAGCCCATCTCCACCTCCACCGACATCCCCATGATGGCGAGCCGCGTGGGCGCGGAGCGGGAAAAGAGCTGTCACGCCTGGCGGACGCTGACCGACCTTGGGGTGGTGATCACCGGCTCCTCCGACATCCCGGTGGAAACCCCCAATGTCTTCAAGGGCGTCTACGCCATCGTCACCCGCCGCAACGTGGACCACAATCCGCCGGAGCCCTGGAACGCCGACCAGGCGGTCACGGTGGAGGAGGCACTGAGGTTCTTCACCATCAATGGCGCCTACTCCGCCTTTGAAGATCAGCGCAAGGGCACCATCACCGAGGGCAAGCTGGCGGACATGGCGGTTTTGGACAAAGACCCCTTTGCCGTGGACCCCGAGGCGCTGCAGGACATTCTGGTGGATCACACCATCCTGGGCGGCAAGGTCGTCTACTCCCGGTAA